In the Setaria italica strain Yugu1 chromosome VI, Setaria_italica_v2.0, whole genome shotgun sequence genome, one interval contains:
- the LOC101775440 gene encoding monocopper oxidase-like protein SKU5: MAAAAMAAAVVLAAVVAAAAAQAEVRWEVSYLTLEPLGQAQKVIAINNQFPGPLLNVTTNQNVRVNVQNNLDEPLLITWDGIQMRMNSWQDGVSGTNCPIPPGWNWTYQFQLKDQIGSFFYFPSLGLQRAAGGYGPITINNRATVPVPFGQPDGDITLFIGDWYTNSHIELRNMLDDGKDLGVPDAILINGRAPYRYDTTLVPDGLQYETVGVEPGKTYRFRVHNVGISTSLNFRIQNHKMLLVETEGTYTNQQNYTNLDIHVGQSYSFLVTMDQNASTDYYIVASPRFISNPQWSQVTGVAILQYSNSKGKASGPLPDAPNDYYDKYYSINQAKSIRMNTSAGAARPNPQGSFHYGSINITQTFVLKNEAPLRINGKQRRTINRISYSPPETPLRLADLHNLTGVYTTDFPAMPSNIPARVASSVLNASYKGFLEIIFQNNDTDIQTYHLDGYSFFVVGMDYGEWTPDRRNEYSRWDAISRCTTQVFPGGWTAVLISLDNVGIWNLRAEKLDNWYRGQEVYVKVADPLGYNITEMIMPDNVLYCGILKERQTPQVHESNSKSSAQAEAGWSNRLLASVMLVVAAVIFS, translated from the exons atggcggcggcggcgatggcagcCGCCGTGGTGCTCGCGGccgtcgtggcggcggcggcggcgcaggcggaaGTCCGGTGGGAGGTGTCGTACCTCACGCTGGAGCCCCTTGGCCAAGCGCAGAAG GTAATTGCGATAAACAACCAGTTCCCGGGCCCTCTCCTGAACGTGACGACGAACCAGAACGTGAGGGTGAACGTCCAAAACAACCTGGATGAGCCCCTCCTCATCACCTG GGACGGAATCCAGATGAGGATGAACTCGTGGCAGGATGGCGTCTCCGGCACCAACTGCCCAATCCCTCCTGGATGGAACTGGACCTACCAGTTCCAGCTGAAGGACCAGATCGGCAGTTTCTTCTACTTCCCGTCGCTCGGCCTCCAGCGAGCTGCCGGCGGGTATGGCCCCATCACCATCAACAACCGCGCCACTGTGCCAGTCCCCTTTGGCCAGCCCGACGGTGACATCACCCTGTTCATTGGGGATTGGTACACCAACAGCCACATT GAATTGAGGAACATGCTAGATGATGGCAAGGATCTAGGGGTACCAGATGCAATTCTGATCAATGGAAGGGCACCTTACAGATATGACACTACACTGGTTCCTGATGGCCTTCAGTATGAAACTGTTGGAGTTGAGCCAG GCAAGACATATCGCTTCCGTGTCCATAATGTTGGCATCTCAACTAGCCTCAACTTCAGGATCCAGAATCACAAAATGCTTCTGGTAGAGACTGAAGGAACCTACACCAATCAGCAGAACTACACCAACCTCGACATCCATGTGGGACAGTCCTACTCTTTCTTGGTGACCATGGACCAGAATGCAAGCACCGACTACTACATTGTAGCGAGCCCAAGGTTCATAAGCAATCCTCAATGGAGCCAGGTCACCGGTGTGGCCATCCTGCAGTACTCAAACTCCAAAGGCAAAGCTTCTGGCCCCCTCCCTGATGCTCCAAATGATTACTATGACAAGTACTACTCCATCAACCAGGCAAAGTCCATCAG AATGAACACGAGTGCTGGTGCTGCCCGTCCAAACCCGCAGGGATCATTCCATTACGGTTCGATCAACATCACTCAGACCTTTGTTCTCAAGAATGAGGCACCCTTGCGCATCAATGGAAAGCAGCGAAGAACGATCAACAGGATCTCATACTCTCCTCCTGAGACACCATTGAGGCTTGCTGACCTACACAACCTGACTGGAGTCTACACAACTGATTTCCCTGCAATGCCAAGCAACATACCAGCAAGGGTAGCTTCTTCTGTGCTGAATGCATCCTACAAGGGCTTCCTCGAGATCATCTTCCAGAACAATGACACTGATATTCAGACCTACCATCTGGATGGTTACTCATTCTTTGTAGTTGG GATGGATTATGGCGAGTGGACACCAGACAGGAGGAATGAATACAGCAGGTGGGATGCCATCTCTCGCTGCACCACTCAG GTCTTCCCCGGAGGCTGGACTGCTGTCCTAATCTCACTTGACAATGTCGGTATCTGGAATCTGCGTGCCGagaagctggataactggtacAGAGGGCAGGAGGTCTATGTGAAGGTTGCTGATCCGCTGGGCTACAATATCACTGAAATGATCATGCCGGATAACGTCCTGTACTGCGGTATACTGAAGGAGAGGCAAAC GCCACAGGTTCATGAGTCAAACAGCAAATCGTCAGCGCAAGCTGAGGCTGGATGGAGCAACAGGCTACTTGCGAGCGTGATGCTGGTTGTCGCAGCTGTGATCTTCAGTTGA